Proteins encoded in a region of the Bombiscardovia apis genome:
- the prmC gene encoding peptide chain release factor N(5)-glutamine methyltransferase: protein MPVRQALALASGVLAHAGIDTPDNDARLLLAEACQVDLHELSRAVLMGESFAQLAALGRFSGESSESALEAELAEQVALTSFRQFVERRAEREPLQYIVGHAPFRFMSLAVGPGVFIPRPETESVVQDGLDWLAAEGVERPLVVDLCAGSGAIGLSVATEVKGAQVWAVELSAEAAVWTRRNLERYRDVIAAAGSSYQLIEADATAPETLRDLDGKVDLVITNPPYVPESQVPTQPEVVEHDPSLALYGGSADGLAIPSRIITRVAALLRPAGHLVLEHDPSQSQALQVAARAAGFATATTSQDLTARDRYLVASR from the coding sequence ATGCCGGTTCGCCAGGCGCTCGCGCTTGCTTCCGGTGTGCTCGCGCATGCTGGGATCGATACGCCAGACAATGATGCCCGCTTACTGCTTGCTGAGGCCTGCCAGGTGGACTTGCATGAGCTGAGTAGGGCTGTGCTGATGGGGGAGAGCTTTGCGCAATTGGCGGCTCTTGGAAGATTCAGCGGGGAATCTAGCGAGAGCGCTCTCGAAGCTGAGCTTGCCGAGCAGGTCGCTCTCACCAGCTTTCGCCAGTTTGTGGAGCGCCGGGCTGAGCGTGAGCCCTTGCAATACATTGTGGGGCACGCGCCTTTTCGCTTTATGAGCTTGGCAGTCGGACCGGGGGTTTTCATACCCAGGCCCGAGACTGAGAGCGTCGTTCAAGACGGGCTTGATTGGCTTGCGGCCGAAGGGGTTGAGCGGCCGCTGGTAGTTGATTTGTGCGCCGGATCTGGTGCTATCGGTTTGTCGGTGGCGACGGAAGTCAAGGGCGCCCAAGTTTGGGCAGTAGAGCTTTCTGCTGAGGCCGCTGTGTGGACCCGCCGTAATTTGGAGCGCTATCGAGACGTGATTGCCGCCGCCGGATCTTCCTACCAACTCATCGAGGCGGATGCCACCGCGCCTGAGACCTTGCGCGACCTAGACGGCAAAGTCGATTTGGTTATCACCAACCCGCCCTATGTTCCCGAGTCGCAAGTGCCCACCCAACCCGAAGTGGTCGAGCACGACCCGTCCCTAGCTCTCTACGGAGGCTCAGCCGACGGACTAGCCATTCCCAGCCGCATCATAACCCGCGTCGCCGCCCTACTGCGCCCCGCCGGCCACCTAGTCCTAGAACACGACCCCTCTCAGTCTCAAGCTCTCCAAGTTGCCGCCCGCGCCGCCGGCTTCGCCACCGCCACCACATCCCAAGACCTCACTGCCCGAGACCGCTACCTAGTCGCGAGTCGGTGA
- the prfA gene encoding peptide chain release factor 1, giving the protein MESERFPAAQTALDEYHKLEQQMSQPEVASDPAQIRKLGRRHAELGSIVQAYQAWQELAENYEAAQSMASEDPDFAEEAKSLQAQLPAAEEKLRTALIPRDPDDARDTIMEIKAGTGGDEAALFAGDLMRMYTRYAEKRGWAIEVMSENSTELGGIKDVQIAFRSRGTVGPEDGVWASLKYEGGVHRVQRIPVTESQGRIQTSAAGVIVFPEADEDDDEIEIDQKDLKIDIFMSSGPGGQSVNTTYSAVRMTHIPTGIVVSMQDEKSQIQNRAAALRVLKSRLLAMKHEQEAAEAADMRHSQVRSMDRSERIRTYNFPENRIVDHRTNYKAYNLDQVLDGDIQAVIDSDVQADEAERLAGRE; this is encoded by the coding sequence ATGGAGAGCGAGCGGTTCCCAGCGGCGCAGACAGCGTTAGATGAGTATCACAAGCTGGAGCAGCAAATGAGCCAGCCTGAGGTGGCTTCCGACCCAGCGCAGATTCGCAAGCTTGGTCGTCGCCATGCCGAACTGGGCTCAATCGTCCAGGCGTATCAAGCCTGGCAAGAGCTCGCCGAAAACTATGAGGCAGCCCAAAGCATGGCCTCAGAAGATCCGGACTTTGCGGAGGAAGCCAAGAGTCTGCAAGCTCAGCTGCCCGCAGCCGAAGAGAAGCTGCGTACTGCTCTGATTCCGCGTGATCCCGACGATGCGCGTGACACCATTATGGAGATTAAAGCCGGCACTGGCGGCGATGAGGCTGCCCTATTCGCAGGCGATTTGATGCGAATGTATACCCGGTATGCGGAAAAACGTGGCTGGGCGATTGAAGTCATGAGCGAGAACTCTACCGAGCTGGGCGGTATAAAAGATGTGCAGATTGCCTTCCGTTCGCGCGGCACCGTGGGGCCGGAAGACGGCGTATGGGCCTCGCTTAAGTATGAGGGCGGCGTGCACCGGGTGCAGCGCATTCCAGTAACCGAATCGCAGGGGCGTATTCAGACCTCGGCTGCTGGCGTGATTGTGTTCCCGGAAGCAGACGAGGACGACGACGAGATTGAGATTGACCAGAAGGATTTGAAGATTGACATCTTCATGAGCTCTGGCCCTGGCGGTCAGTCGGTCAACACCACGTATTCCGCAGTGCGCATGACCCATATTCCTACCGGGATTGTGGTCTCCATGCAAGACGAGAAGTCGCAGATTCAGAATCGTGCGGCCGCTCTGCGCGTGCTGAAATCACGACTGCTAGCCATGAAGCACGAGCAGGAGGCCGCAGAAGCCGCCGATATGCGCCACTCACAGGTGCGCTCGATGGACCGCTCTGAGCGCATTCGTACTTACAACTTCCCTGAAAACCGCATCGTTGACCACCGCACTAACTACAAGGCGTATAACCTTGACCAAGTGCTAGACGGCGACATTCAGGCCGTAATTGACTCGGATGTGCAAGCCGACGAAGCTGAGCGCTTGGCTGGGCGGGAGTAA
- the rpmE gene encoding 50S ribosomal protein L31, with the protein MKQGIHPEYQAVQVTCSCGNTFVTRSTSSKDHMTVDVCSACHPFYTGKQKILDTGGRVARFEARYGKKNK; encoded by the coding sequence ATGAAGCAGGGTATACATCCTGAATATCAAGCAGTGCAGGTTACCTGCTCTTGCGGTAATACTTTCGTTACTCGTTCGACTTCGTCCAAGGATCATATGACCGTTGACGTATGCTCGGCCTGCCATCCCTTCTACACCGGCAAGCAGAAGATTCTCGACACCGGTGGTCGTGTGGCTCGCTTCGAAGCCCGCTACGGCAAGAAGAACAAGTAG
- a CDS encoding peptide ABC transporter substrate-binding protein translates to MISSRQTRFISFLAVLGLGLAWCGTALASTFQRSSEPDSSAFISVNNVEPVSYLLPGNIGDTAGWKVATQLFEGLVTFSPKGDLVYANADSITPNQDASSYTITLKPGLKFSNGESITASTYARSWSFAANAANGQLGSAIFSTIAGYDQLQDSRGPKDALLPGLRVVDDATLRVQLAGPDSSFPYKVGDVAFMPLPSAAYADPVAFGKHPIGNGPYLFQSWIPNQSISLVKNPTYSGPRKAHNLGIIFRNYESLDTAYADVEAGNLDVLDSVPVSSLGTYRSDKTVQAYSSTGPALKTMTIPSDLPHFEGREGVLRRQALSATIDRAKIREKIFRGSVVVASDFTAPTIEGHTDSLAGEQVLAHHPAQARKLWQEANTISPWTGSFEIAYAADSGDKDWVDAVTHYIEGTLGIHAHSTVFPTAKEFRTSINKRQVHAAFSSGIQSDYPHPEGYLVQGYASWFADGKGLNHGDYKSSDFDAFLRRAAEQTDSSEAGEYYHRAQERLLHDLPALPLWYTKVSAAASQRMQTVRFSYMGLPAYSELVKSAQ, encoded by the coding sequence GTGATATCAAGCAGACAGACCCGTTTCATAAGCTTTCTTGCCGTGCTGGGTCTGGGATTAGCTTGGTGTGGAACGGCTTTAGCATCAACTTTCCAGCGATCTTCCGAACCGGATTCTTCGGCTTTTATTTCCGTGAACAATGTGGAACCTGTCTCCTATCTTTTGCCCGGTAACATAGGCGATACGGCAGGTTGGAAAGTGGCTACCCAACTTTTCGAAGGTTTGGTGACCTTTAGCCCCAAGGGTGACTTGGTTTATGCCAACGCTGATTCCATAACTCCAAACCAAGATGCCAGCAGCTATACGATTACGCTCAAACCTGGCTTGAAGTTCAGCAATGGCGAATCGATAACTGCCAGCACCTACGCTCGTTCCTGGTCGTTTGCTGCGAATGCTGCCAATGGGCAATTGGGATCTGCGATTTTCTCAACGATTGCTGGCTACGACCAGTTGCAGGATAGTCGTGGTCCTAAAGACGCTCTTTTACCGGGGCTTAGAGTAGTAGATGATGCTACCTTGCGTGTGCAGTTGGCTGGACCGGACTCGTCTTTTCCTTATAAAGTGGGAGACGTGGCTTTTATGCCCCTGCCGAGCGCGGCCTACGCAGACCCGGTGGCTTTTGGGAAGCACCCTATTGGTAACGGACCCTACCTGTTCCAATCTTGGATTCCAAACCAGAGTATCAGTTTGGTTAAGAATCCCACGTATTCCGGCCCTCGTAAAGCGCATAATCTCGGAATAATATTCCGCAATTATGAGAGCTTGGATACGGCATATGCTGACGTGGAAGCAGGCAATTTAGATGTGCTTGACTCGGTGCCTGTCTCCTCATTAGGTACGTACCGTAGCGATAAGACGGTGCAAGCATATTCGAGCACCGGACCTGCCTTAAAGACGATGACTATTCCCAGCGATCTGCCTCATTTTGAAGGGCGAGAAGGAGTTTTGCGTAGACAAGCTCTTTCTGCGACTATCGATAGGGCCAAGATTAGAGAAAAAATATTTCGTGGATCGGTGGTTGTGGCCTCTGATTTCACTGCGCCCACGATTGAGGGCCACACTGACTCGCTGGCGGGTGAGCAGGTCTTGGCTCACCACCCAGCTCAAGCACGAAAGCTTTGGCAAGAAGCCAATACTATCTCACCTTGGACGGGAAGTTTTGAAATTGCCTATGCTGCTGATAGTGGCGATAAAGACTGGGTTGACGCGGTTACACACTATATAGAAGGCACGCTTGGCATTCATGCTCACAGTACTGTATTCCCTACCGCAAAAGAGTTCCGTACCTCTATTAATAAGCGACAGGTTCATGCGGCTTTCAGTTCTGGAATACAGTCGGACTATCCGCATCCTGAGGGTTATCTGGTACAGGGGTACGCTTCTTGGTTTGCTGACGGTAAAGGGCTAAATCATGGCGATTACAAGAGTTCAGATTTCGATGCTTTCCTGCGGCGGGCAGCGGAGCAAACTGATTCGAGTGAGGCAGGGGAGTACTATCATCGGGCTCAAGAGCGGCTGTTGCATGATTTGCCGGCCCTGCCACTGTGGTATACGAAAGTGAGTGCTGCTGCTAGTCAACGTATGCAAACAGTGCGTTTCAGCTATATGGGCTTACCGGCATACTCCGAGTTAGTGAAGAGCGCGCAGTAG